The genomic interval AGCCAAACTGAATCCGAATGCAAATGCAAACCCAAATCAGAAGGCTAATGCAAACACTCAGCCTAAACCAAGGCCACAAAGAAAACCCAGACCGAAACCTCAAGGAGATGTAAAGAAACCTGAAGGAGAATCTAAGGATATAAAAAAGCCAGAAGGTGAAGTTAAAAAGGTAAATAAGCCAAGAAGAAATAATAGAAACCGTAAAAATAATAACCCTAAAAATGACAACAATTCTGAAAAGTAATCCTTTTTTAATTGTTTTAGGATCTCTTTTATTGCTGTTTTCTTGTGATGATAAATCAGATTTTAATCTATATAAATCAATAGATAATGATGGTTGGAAAGCGAATGAGAAAATATTTTTTGAGTTTGATGTAAAAGACACTATTTCTCCAAAAAATCTATTTATCAATATTAGAAATAATAATGAGTATGCCTATAGTAATTTGTACCTTATTACAGAGCTTGTTTTTCCTAATGAAACAAAGGTTGTAGATACTTTACAATACGAAATGGCAGATAAAACAGGACGTTTTTTAGGTGTTGGTTTTACAGAGATTAAAGAAAATAAATTATTTTATAAAGAAAAAAAGGCATTTCCAGTTTCTGGAAATTATACATTTAATGTGCGCCATGCAATGCGTAAAAATGGAGAAGTAAAACCAATTGAATTTTTAAAAGGAATTCAGGATGTTGGTTTTAGCATAGAAAATTAAATTAGAAAATGACACAGAAGAAAACGACAGATTTTAAAAAATATATTAAATGGTTTTGGTTGCTAGTCCTAGGTGGATTTGCATCAATATTATTATTGTTTTTAATTGCTTCTTGGGGTGGTTTAGGAAAATTACCAACGTTTGAAGAGTTAGAGAATCCAGAAAATAACTTAGCTACAGAAATTATTTCTTCAGATGGTAAAACATTGGGTAAATATGCTACAGAAAATAGAACACCTATTAAATTTACTGATTTACCAGATAATTTAATAAAAGCATTAGTAGCAACGGAAGATGAACGTTTTTTTGAGCATTCTGGTATCGATTTTAAAGGAACTGCAAGAGCTATCTTAAAACCCGGAAGTGGAGGTGCTAGTACAATTACACAGCAATTAGCAAAAATGTTATTTACTGGTAGAGCTTCTAGAAATATCTTTCTAAGAGTTGGTCAAAAAGTAAAAGAATGGGTGGTTGCTACAAAATTAGAAAGACAGTATACTAAAAACGAAATTCTTACAATGTACTTAAATAAGTACGATTTTATAAACCAAGCAGTTGGTATTCGTTCTGCAGCTCGTATTTATTTTGGTAAAGAACCAAAAGAATTAGAGGTGCAAGAATCTGCAATGTTGGTAGGGATGTTAAAAAATGCATCACTATTTAATCCTTTAAGAAGAGCTGAACGTGTAAAAAATCGTAGGGATGTTGTGTTAAAACAAATGAACCGTAGCGAATTTATTTCAGAACAAGAAAAAGATTCTTTACAGGCATTAGATTTAGGTTTAGATATTCATAAAGAAGGACATAGTGATGGTTCTGCAACTTATTTTAGAACGTATTTACAAAAATATTTAAGAAAATGGGTAGAGGAAAATCCGAAACCAAATGGAGAAGAATACAATATTTTTAGAGACGGTTTAAAGATTTATGTAACTATAGATTCTAGAATGCAAAAATATGCGGAAGAAGCTATTGAAGAACATATGTCTAATTTACAGTCTTACTTTTTTACAGAACAAAAAAGAAACAAAACAGCACCTTTTTATGATATAAAAGAATCTGAAATTAACAGAATTTTAGAAAGAGCTAAGAAAAACTCAGATAGATATAAGCGATTAAAAATTGCAGGAAAATCTAATAAGTATATTGATGAAGTTTTCAAAACAAAAACAGAAATGAGTGTTTTTTCTTGGAAAGGTGATATTGATACTATTATGTCTCCAATAGATTCTGTAAGATATTATAAATACTTTTTACGTGCTGGATTGTTATCTATTGAGCCACAATCTGGTCATATTAAAGCTTGGGTAGGAGGTGTTAATAACAAACATTTTAAATATGATGCTGTTGCGCAACAGAAAAGGCAAGTAGGTTCTACCTTTAAGCCATTTGTATATGCTGCTGCAATTAATCAATTAAAACTATCTCCTTGCGATGAGTTTCCAAACATACCTTATACAATTCCAAAAGGAAAATATGGAATACCTAAAGCTTGGACTCCAGAAAATGCAAGTAGAAAGTATGGTGGAATGCTAAGTTTAAAAGATGGTTTAGCGGGTTCTGTAAATACAATGTCTGCAAGATTAATAGATATGGTTGGTCCAGAAAATGTAGTGCGTTTAGCAAAATCTGCTGGTATAGAAAGTGATATCCCTGCAAACCCTTCTATTGCATTAGGAGCCGTAGATTTATCATTATTAGAAATGGTAAGTGCCTATTCTACATTTGCAAATCAAGGTTTACGAGTTGCACCAATGATTTTAACAAGAATCGAAGATAAAAATGGAACTGTTTTAGAAGAATTTACACCAGAAACGAAAGAAGTTTTAAGCGAAGAATCTGCTTACGTTGTGTTAGATTTATTAAAGGGAGTTACCCAATCTGGTTCTGGTGTTCGTTTACGTTTGACTTGGAAAAGAGCAGATTATATTACAGGTAATCCTTATGGATTTAAAAATCCAATTGCTGGTAAAACAGGGACTACTCAAAATCAATCAGATGGTTGGTTTATGGGGATTGTACCTAATTTAGCAACAGGTGTTTGGACTGGTGGAGAAGATAGAGCAACTCATTTTGCAGGTATTGCAAAAGGACAAGGGGCTACAATGGCTTTACCTTCTTGGGCATTATATATGCAAAAAGTATATGCAGATGAAACGTTAAATGTGAGTAAGGAAGATTTTGAAAAACCAGCTAATTTATCAATCAATATCGACTGTAATGATACATCTGATGATGAGGATACTCCTATAGATGTAGATACCGATTTTTAGTATAGAAAGAGTTTCCTAAGTTTTTAGGAGATTCTTTATTTCAATAAATTCTTTATTTTGTGCTAAATTTATTTTTTAGTAAATTACAAGAATGTCACTTCGCGCATAGTCGGGAAGCTCTAAAACACGAACATTATGATCAATAAAAAGGTAAAAAACGTAGAAGATGCTTTAAAAGGCGTTAAAAATGGAATGACTTTTATGTTGGGTGGTTTTGGTTTATGTGGAATCCCAGAAAATGCAATTTCAGAACTTGTAAAACTAGATATTAGAAATGTTACTTGTATTTCTAATAATGCAGGTGTAGATGATTTTGGTTTAGGCTTATTGCTTCAAAATAAACAAATCAAAAAAATGATTTCTTCTTATGTAGGAGAAAATGATGAGTTTGAACGGCAAATGTTATCTGGAGAGTTAGAAGTAGAGTTAACTCCACAAGGAACGTTAGCAGAAAAATGTAGAGCTGCACAAGCTGGTTTTCCTGCATTTTATACACCTGCAGGTTACGGAACAGAAGTTGCAGAAGGAAAAGAAACCAGAGAGTTTGATGGCAAAATGTATGTTTTAGAGCCTGCTTTTAAAGCCGATTTTGCCTTTGTAAAAGCTTGGAAAGGTGATGCAGCAGGTAATTTAATCTTTAAAGGAACTTCTAGAAATTTTAATCCGAATATGTGTGGCGCCGCAACAATTACAGTGGCTGAAGTAGAAGAGATGGTTGAGGTTGGAGAACTAGATCCAAACAATATTCATATTCCTGGAATATTTG from Polaribacter sejongensis carries:
- a CDS encoding gliding motility lipoprotein GldH, producing the protein MTTILKSNPFLIVLGSLLLLFSCDDKSDFNLYKSIDNDGWKANEKIFFEFDVKDTISPKNLFINIRNNNEYAYSNLYLITELVFPNETKVVDTLQYEMADKTGRFLGVGFTEIKENKLFYKEKKAFPVSGNYTFNVRHAMRKNGEVKPIEFLKGIQDVGFSIEN
- a CDS encoding CoA transferase subunit A, giving the protein MINKKVKNVEDALKGVKNGMTFMLGGFGLCGIPENAISELVKLDIRNVTCISNNAGVDDFGLGLLLQNKQIKKMISSYVGENDEFERQMLSGELEVELTPQGTLAEKCRAAQAGFPAFYTPAGYGTEVAEGKETREFDGKMYVLEPAFKADFAFVKAWKGDAAGNLIFKGTSRNFNPNMCGAATITVAEVEEMVEVGELDPNNIHIPGIFVQRIFQGKDYEKRIEQRTVRNRE
- a CDS encoding penicillin-binding protein 1A, translated to MTQKKTTDFKKYIKWFWLLVLGGFASILLLFLIASWGGLGKLPTFEELENPENNLATEIISSDGKTLGKYATENRTPIKFTDLPDNLIKALVATEDERFFEHSGIDFKGTARAILKPGSGGASTITQQLAKMLFTGRASRNIFLRVGQKVKEWVVATKLERQYTKNEILTMYLNKYDFINQAVGIRSAARIYFGKEPKELEVQESAMLVGMLKNASLFNPLRRAERVKNRRDVVLKQMNRSEFISEQEKDSLQALDLGLDIHKEGHSDGSATYFRTYLQKYLRKWVEENPKPNGEEYNIFRDGLKIYVTIDSRMQKYAEEAIEEHMSNLQSYFFTEQKRNKTAPFYDIKESEINRILERAKKNSDRYKRLKIAGKSNKYIDEVFKTKTEMSVFSWKGDIDTIMSPIDSVRYYKYFLRAGLLSIEPQSGHIKAWVGGVNNKHFKYDAVAQQKRQVGSTFKPFVYAAAINQLKLSPCDEFPNIPYTIPKGKYGIPKAWTPENASRKYGGMLSLKDGLAGSVNTMSARLIDMVGPENVVRLAKSAGIESDIPANPSIALGAVDLSLLEMVSAYSTFANQGLRVAPMILTRIEDKNGTVLEEFTPETKEVLSEESAYVVLDLLKGVTQSGSGVRLRLTWKRADYITGNPYGFKNPIAGKTGTTQNQSDGWFMGIVPNLATGVWTGGEDRATHFAGIAKGQGATMALPSWALYMQKVYADETLNVSKEDFEKPANLSINIDCNDTSDDEDTPIDVDTDF